Proteins found in one Streptomyces sp. NBC_00461 genomic segment:
- a CDS encoding acetate--CoA ligase family protein, whose amino-acid sequence MLGSTHGTLTTDSRRARVIACGEQPGPAVHGRPAEVDDLDVSGRPLYCDVPDLDRFFHPESVAVIGASDTEGRPNTGITRQLVTWAERVGARLHPVHPTRPSVFGIPCSPSVADLPEQVDLAVLLLADPLAVVEQLAEAKVKFAVVFASGFAETGAEGAAAQERLAAAVARSGIRLLGPNTNLNAFERFRDDLDGPAIALITQSGHQGRPVFSLQELGIRLSHWAPTGNEADLETADFISYFAERPEVGAIACYVEGLKDGRSFLLAADRAARRRVPVVAVKVGRTETGARTAASHTGKLTGADTVVDAAMRQFGVIRVDGLDELQDTATLLARARPPRAEGVVVYSISGGTGAHFADLATEAGLGLPVLSASKQAELHQWIPEYLGVANPVDNGGHPVGDHRGRKIIDAILDDPAVGVLICPITGPFPPLSDRLVQDLVDAAERTDKLVCVVWGSPVGTEPAYREVLLGSSRVATFRTVANCITAVRAYLDHHRFVSGYRSPFDEAPRTTSPSFRKAQALMQPGRQLSEHAAKQLLRAYGIRVPREQLVTSAAAAVRAAGLVGYPVVMKASGGQIAHKTELGLVKIELTSASQVRDAYRELTDIARYEGVALDGVLVCQMVERGVEMVVGVTHDELFGPTVTVGLGGVLVEVLHDVAVRVPPFGEEQARDMLGDLRGRALLDGVRGRPAADLDALVEVVLRVQRMALELGDDLAELDINPLMVLPRGQGAVALDALAVCR is encoded by the coding sequence ATGCTTGGATCAACCCACGGCACCCTCACCACCGACTCCCGCCGGGCCCGGGTCATCGCCTGCGGCGAGCAACCCGGCCCCGCCGTCCACGGCAGGCCCGCGGAGGTCGACGACCTCGACGTCAGCGGCCGGCCGCTGTACTGCGACGTCCCCGATCTGGACCGGTTCTTCCATCCCGAGTCCGTCGCCGTGATCGGCGCCTCGGACACCGAGGGACGGCCCAACACCGGCATCACACGCCAACTCGTCACCTGGGCCGAGCGCGTGGGGGCACGTCTCCACCCCGTCCATCCCACCCGCCCGTCCGTCTTCGGCATCCCCTGCTCCCCCTCCGTCGCCGACCTGCCCGAGCAGGTCGACCTCGCCGTACTGCTGCTCGCCGATCCCCTTGCGGTGGTCGAGCAACTCGCCGAGGCCAAAGTGAAGTTCGCGGTCGTCTTCGCCTCCGGGTTCGCGGAGACGGGAGCGGAGGGCGCGGCCGCGCAGGAGCGCCTCGCCGCCGCCGTCGCCCGCTCCGGAATACGCCTCCTCGGACCCAACACCAACCTCAACGCCTTCGAGCGCTTCCGGGACGACCTCGACGGACCGGCCATCGCCCTCATCACCCAGTCCGGACACCAGGGCCGCCCCGTCTTCTCCCTCCAGGAGCTGGGCATCCGGCTCTCCCACTGGGCGCCCACCGGCAACGAGGCCGACCTGGAGACCGCCGACTTCATCTCCTACTTCGCCGAACGTCCCGAGGTCGGCGCCATCGCCTGCTACGTGGAGGGGCTGAAGGACGGCCGGTCCTTCCTGCTCGCCGCCGACCGGGCCGCCCGGCGCCGGGTCCCGGTCGTCGCCGTCAAGGTCGGCCGCACCGAGACCGGCGCCCGTACGGCCGCCTCGCACACCGGCAAGCTGACCGGCGCCGACACGGTGGTGGACGCGGCGATGCGGCAGTTCGGGGTGATCCGGGTGGACGGACTCGACGAACTCCAGGACACCGCCACCCTGTTGGCCCGCGCCCGGCCGCCGCGCGCCGAGGGCGTCGTCGTCTACTCCATCTCGGGCGGCACGGGTGCGCACTTCGCCGACCTGGCGACCGAGGCGGGACTCGGCCTGCCGGTGCTGTCGGCGTCCAAGCAGGCCGAACTGCACCAGTGGATACCCGAGTACCTGGGCGTGGCCAACCCCGTGGACAACGGCGGGCATCCGGTCGGCGACCACCGCGGCCGGAAGATCATCGACGCGATCCTCGACGACCCCGCGGTGGGCGTGCTGATCTGCCCGATCACCGGGCCCTTCCCTCCCCTCAGCGACAGGCTCGTCCAGGACCTGGTGGACGCCGCGGAACGGACGGACAAGCTGGTCTGCGTCGTCTGGGGCTCCCCGGTCGGCACCGAACCGGCCTACCGCGAGGTCCTGCTCGGCTCCTCCCGGGTGGCCACCTTCCGCACGGTCGCGAACTGCATCACCGCCGTCCGCGCCTACCTCGACCACCACCGCTTCGTCAGCGGCTACCGTTCCCCCTTCGACGAGGCCCCGCGCACCACCTCGCCCTCCTTCCGCAAGGCGCAGGCCCTGATGCAGCCGGGCCGGCAGCTGAGCGAACACGCGGCGAAGCAGCTGCTGCGGGCATACGGCATCCGCGTCCCGCGCGAGCAGTTGGTGACCAGCGCGGCGGCGGCCGTACGCGCGGCGGGCCTGGTGGGCTACCCGGTGGTGATGAAGGCCTCCGGCGGCCAGATCGCCCACAAGACGGAGCTGGGCCTGGTCAAGATCGAGCTCACCTCGGCGAGTCAGGTCCGGGATGCCTACCGGGAGTTGACCGACATCGCCCGTTACGAGGGGGTGGCCCTGGACGGTGTCCTGGTGTGCCAGATGGTCGAGCGGGGCGTCGAGATGGTCGTCGGCGTCACACACGACGAGCTGTTCGGGCCGACCGTGACCGTCGGGCTCGGCGGGGTGCTCGTGGAGGTGCTGCACGACGTGGCCGTACGCGTGCCGCCCTTCGGCGAGGAGCAGGCCCGGGACATGCTCGGCGACCTGCGCGGGCGGGCCCTGCTCGACGGGGTCCGAGGGCGCCCTGCGGCCGACCTCGACGCGCTCGTCGAAGTCGTCCTGCGGGTGCAGCGCATGGCACTGGAACTCGGGGACGACCTCGCGGAGCTGGACATCAACCCGCTGATGGTGCTGCCCAGGGGGCAGGGCGCGGTGGCGCTGGACGCGCTGGCGGTGTGCCGGTGA
- a CDS encoding enoyl-CoA hydratase/isomerase family protein — translation MEPTWVLHELRDHVSHITLNRPDVLNAVTPEQRERVIGLLSDASADPGVRAVVLTGTGRGFCAGADLRGGSGGGSGGTSEPGERVAGDVARMLRLGAQRLTAAVLDCEKPVIAAVNGTAAGLGAHLALACDLVLAADSAKFIEVFVRRGLVPDGGGAYLLPRLIGPQRAKELMFFGDALSATDAERLGLVNRVVPDEDLAKTAREWASRLATGPTRAVALTKQLVNASLDSDRATAFTAEAAAQEINMTTADAQEGLRGFVERRSPEYKGR, via the coding sequence ATGGAGCCGACCTGGGTGCTGCACGAACTCCGCGACCACGTCTCGCACATCACGCTCAACCGGCCCGACGTTCTCAACGCCGTCACACCCGAGCAGCGGGAACGGGTCATCGGGCTGCTGTCGGACGCCTCGGCCGACCCCGGCGTACGGGCCGTGGTGCTCACGGGGACGGGGCGTGGTTTCTGCGCGGGGGCCGATCTGCGCGGCGGCTCGGGGGGCGGCTCGGGGGGCACTTCGGAGCCCGGCGAGCGGGTCGCCGGCGATGTGGCCCGCATGCTCCGCCTCGGCGCCCAGCGTCTGACCGCCGCCGTCCTGGACTGCGAGAAGCCGGTGATCGCCGCCGTGAACGGCACGGCGGCCGGCCTCGGCGCCCATCTCGCGCTCGCCTGCGACCTCGTACTGGCCGCGGATTCGGCCAAGTTCATCGAGGTCTTCGTACGGCGGGGGCTGGTACCGGACGGCGGGGGCGCCTATCTCCTCCCCCGGCTGATCGGCCCGCAGCGCGCCAAGGAGCTGATGTTCTTCGGCGACGCGCTCTCGGCAACCGACGCCGAGCGCCTCGGCCTGGTCAACCGGGTCGTCCCGGACGAGGACCTGGCCAAGACGGCCCGCGAGTGGGCGAGCCGCCTCGCCACCGGCCCCACCCGCGCCGTGGCCCTCACCAAACAGCTCGTCAACGCCTCCCTGGACTCCGACCGCGCGACGGCCTTCACGGCCGAAGCCGCCGCGCAGGAGATCAACATGACGACGGCGGATGCCCAAGAAGGTCTGCGCGGCTTCGTGGAGCGCAGAAGCCCCGAGTACAAGGGCCGCTGA
- a CDS encoding flavin reductase family protein, with translation MGHAGAAAAAVRYLRSAGAPGPVEALPRPELRCVGEDERAPVDQPEFRRVLGAFATGVTVVTAPATADGAGPAGFACQSFSSLSLDPPLIAFMVGRTSTTWPRIARAGAFCVNILGAHQGALCRAFAVSGADKFTGVAYDGAPVSGSPRLTGAVAWIDCTIHAVHMGGDHLIVVGRIEALGTGAASDEPLIFHRGRFGRLEG, from the coding sequence ATGGGACACGCAGGGGCGGCCGCAGCCGCCGTCCGTTACCTCAGGTCGGCCGGGGCTCCGGGCCCGGTGGAAGCGCTGCCGCGCCCGGAGTTGCGCTGCGTCGGCGAGGACGAGCGGGCCCCCGTCGACCAGCCCGAGTTCCGGCGCGTGCTCGGCGCCTTCGCGACGGGCGTCACCGTCGTCACCGCACCCGCCACCGCCGACGGGGCCGGTCCCGCCGGCTTCGCCTGCCAGTCCTTCTCGTCCCTCTCCCTCGACCCGCCCCTGATCGCGTTCATGGTCGGCCGTACGTCGACGACGTGGCCGCGCATCGCCCGCGCGGGCGCCTTCTGCGTCAACATCCTGGGCGCGCACCAGGGCGCCCTGTGCCGGGCCTTCGCGGTGAGCGGGGCGGACAAGTTCACGGGCGTGGCGTACGACGGGGCGCCGGTCTCCGGCTCCCCGCGCCTGACGGGCGCCGTCGCCTGGATCGACTGCACGATCCACGCGGTGCACATGGGCGGCGACCACCTGATCGTGGTGGGGCGCATCGAGGCCCTCGGTACCGGAGCCGCCTCCGACGAACCTCTGATCTTTCATCGGGGCCGGTTCGGGCGGCTGGAGGGCTGA
- a CDS encoding alginate lyase family protein produces the protein MLKAAGAATGAVGIGIGSGVAASPATAADKPFAHPGMLHTRADLERMAAKVKAGAAPYTAGFAKLTANRHSQSTWRPNPQATVARGGGDVQNYGILYNDVHAAYQNALRWKITGDTAHADTARDICNAWSGKLKGVAGGSEVVLLTGIYGYQFANVGELMRGYPGFDMARFQDMMVTYFYPMNHRFLNRETNCWGHYWANWDLCSMASLMAIGILCDDRAKFNETVDYFHHGAGNGSLAKAIPYIYDDLGLAQWQESGRDQAHSMMGIGLMGTICEMAWNQGVDLYAADDSKFRKACEYVARYNLGYDVPYTTYTWTNGPHCIPTEQTVIAEGGRGQGRPVWDRVYNHYAIRRGMAMPNTGAMVARSMGKGGGGDLGPKGGGGDHGPEGGGGDYGPNSGGFDELGFGTLAYTQDKATAAESAATPSGSAPTPAAKSGSSGSSGDSAAKPPSGPSPQAGKSGGNLAATGSSDLPLWTAAGGVTALAGGLLLLRRRAVATPSDTAE, from the coding sequence ATGCTAAAGGCCGCGGGAGCGGCGACCGGCGCGGTCGGAATCGGTATCGGCTCGGGCGTGGCCGCCTCCCCGGCGACGGCGGCGGACAAGCCCTTCGCGCACCCAGGAATGCTCCACACGCGGGCCGATCTCGAGCGCATGGCCGCCAAGGTGAAAGCGGGCGCAGCCCCCTACACGGCGGGTTTCGCCAAGCTCACCGCCAACCGCCACTCGCAGAGCACATGGCGGCCCAACCCGCAGGCGACCGTGGCCCGGGGAGGGGGAGATGTCCAGAACTACGGGATCCTCTACAACGACGTGCACGCCGCCTACCAGAACGCGCTGCGCTGGAAGATCACCGGCGACACCGCACACGCCGACACCGCGCGGGACATCTGCAACGCCTGGTCGGGAAAGCTGAAGGGCGTCGCCGGAGGCTCCGAAGTCGTGCTCCTGACGGGCATCTACGGGTACCAGTTCGCCAACGTCGGCGAGCTCATGCGCGGCTACCCCGGCTTCGACATGGCCCGTTTCCAGGACATGATGGTCACCTACTTCTATCCGATGAACCACCGCTTCCTGAACCGCGAGACCAATTGCTGGGGCCACTACTGGGCGAACTGGGACCTGTGCTCCATGGCCTCGCTCATGGCCATCGGGATCCTCTGCGACGACCGGGCCAAGTTCAACGAGACGGTGGACTACTTCCACCACGGCGCAGGCAACGGCTCGCTGGCCAAGGCGATCCCCTACATCTACGACGACCTGGGCCTGGCCCAGTGGCAGGAGAGCGGGCGCGACCAGGCCCACAGCATGATGGGCATCGGCCTGATGGGCACCATCTGCGAGATGGCCTGGAACCAGGGCGTCGACCTCTACGCCGCGGACGACTCCAAGTTCCGCAAGGCGTGCGAGTACGTCGCCCGGTACAACCTCGGCTACGACGTGCCGTACACCACCTACACCTGGACAAACGGCCCGCACTGCATACCAACGGAGCAGACCGTCATCGCCGAAGGCGGCCGTGGCCAGGGGCGCCCGGTCTGGGATCGGGTCTACAACCACTACGCCATCAGGCGCGGCATGGCCATGCCGAACACCGGCGCCATGGTGGCCCGCAGCATGGGCAAGGGAGGCGGCGGCGACCTCGGTCCCAAGGGAGGCGGCGGCGACCACGGTCCCGAGGGAGGCGGCGGCGACTACGGTCCGAACAGCGGCGGATTCGACGAACTCGGCTTCGGCACACTGGCGTACACCCAGGACAAAGCCACCGCGGCCGAGTCGGCAGCCACGCCGTCCGGGTCGGCGCCGACGCCTGCCGCCAAGTCCGGTTCATCCGGCTCGTCCGGGGACTCCGCCGCCAAGCCGCCCTCCGGCCCCAGCCCCCAGGCCGGTAAGAGCGGCGGCAACCTGGCCGCCACCGGTTCCTCCGACCTCCCGCTGTGGACGGCCGCGGGTGGCGTCACCGCCCTCGCCGGCGGTCTCCTCCTGCTCCGCCGCCGGGCCGTCGCGACGCCGAGTGACACCGCCGAGTGA
- a CDS encoding GntR family transcriptional regulator: MNPDAEIDHGAPLTPYRQLAEILRAQIQRGDWQPGRMLPSEAQLVQRYGIARTTVRRALGLLADEGWVYAVPQRGWFVSDPVPPSSEPSA; encoded by the coding sequence ATGAATCCTGACGCTGAGATCGATCACGGGGCGCCGCTGACTCCATACCGGCAACTTGCCGAGATTCTTCGTGCACAGATTCAACGCGGCGACTGGCAGCCGGGACGGATGCTGCCGAGTGAAGCCCAGCTCGTGCAGCGGTACGGGATCGCGCGGACGACCGTGAGGCGGGCGCTTGGCCTGCTGGCCGATGAAGGCTGGGTGTACGCCGTACCTCAGCGGGGATGGTTCGTCTCCGACCCCGTGCCGCCGTCCTCCGAGCCCTCCGCCTAG
- a CDS encoding dihydrofolate reductase family protein, with amino-acid sequence MTTPIRLYMSMSLDGYIAGPDDRPGQELGRDGGRLFNWLDDRESDGPSGQVYREALATGAVISGRRTFELAGRWQGDHHDGVPIFVLTHRVEDGDVPPGHARFVTDVEDCARQARAAAGDRPVMVHGAQAAQALLRAGQMDEMEIRLVQVLLGDGRRLFDHLGSEHIELDLVRRLEDRDVTHLRYRVCRPEVAA; translated from the coding sequence ATGACCACTCCGATTCGGCTGTACATGTCGATGTCGCTCGACGGCTACATCGCCGGCCCGGACGATCGGCCAGGGCAGGAACTCGGACGCGACGGGGGGCGGCTTTTCAACTGGCTCGACGACCGGGAGTCCGACGGTCCGAGCGGCCAGGTCTACCGTGAGGCGCTGGCGACCGGCGCGGTGATCTCCGGCCGTCGGACCTTCGAACTCGCCGGGCGCTGGCAGGGCGACCACCACGACGGCGTGCCGATCTTCGTCCTCACCCACCGGGTGGAGGACGGGGACGTACCACCCGGTCACGCGCGTTTCGTCACCGATGTCGAGGACTGCGCCCGCCAGGCTCGCGCGGCGGCCGGGGACCGGCCGGTCATGGTTCATGGGGCGCAGGCGGCCCAGGCACTCCTCCGAGCCGGGCAGATGGACGAGATGGAGATCCGCCTGGTTCAGGTCCTCCTCGGGGACGGCCGAAGGCTGTTCGACCACCTCGGTAGTGAGCACATCGAACTCGACCTCGTCCGACGGCTTGAGGACCGAGACGTCACGCACCTTCGCTACCGGGTGTGCCGACCCGAGGTGGCCGCGTGA
- a CDS encoding VOC family protein: protein MKTLFVAYRVTDLDGSLGFYTALGYVELGRVDAVDGSLLVILRFPGEPAASLELVHHPSGGPVDVGSGFDHLAIQVETLATTLETLVGAGLEPEPVQYPGGPHGPKTSWLTDPDGYRIELVEWPSGHPNGITAADFS, encoded by the coding sequence GTGAAGACGCTCTTCGTCGCCTACCGCGTCACCGACCTGGACGGCTCGCTGGGCTTCTACACCGCCTTGGGCTACGTCGAGCTGGGCAGAGTCGACGCCGTCGACGGGAGTCTCCTCGTGATCCTCAGGTTCCCCGGCGAACCAGCGGCCTCGCTCGAACTGGTCCACCACCCCTCCGGCGGACCCGTCGACGTGGGCAGCGGTTTCGACCACCTCGCGATCCAGGTGGAAACGCTGGCCACCACCCTGGAGACGCTGGTCGGAGCCGGCCTGGAGCCGGAGCCTGTCCAGTATCCGGGCGGCCCGCACGGCCCGAAGACCTCGTGGCTCACCGACCCGGACGGATACCGGATCGAGTTGGTCGAGTGGCCGTCCGGACATCCCAACGGCATCACCGCAGCGGACTTCTCCTGA
- a CDS encoding cysteine hydrolase family protein, whose protein sequence is MANSAFLVMDVQRDVVAIADDGSGYLPRLRGAIDGARAAGIPVIYVVMGLRPGDPEVSPRNKVMTNVVRSGLFTEGAPGTEIHPDVAPRQGDVVVTKRRGSAFSGSDLDLVLRARDIDSLVLTGIATSAVVLSTLWRAIDLDFGLTVLADACLDTDPEVHRMLTEKLFPQWADVVAVEDWLKAIAP, encoded by the coding sequence ATGGCGAACAGCGCATTTCTGGTGATGGACGTCCAACGGGACGTCGTGGCCATCGCCGACGACGGTTCCGGGTATCTGCCGCGCTTGCGCGGGGCGATCGACGGTGCCCGGGCTGCCGGCATCCCCGTGATCTACGTGGTGATGGGGTTACGGCCGGGTGATCCGGAAGTCAGCCCTCGCAACAAGGTGATGACCAATGTCGTGCGGTCCGGCCTGTTCACCGAGGGGGCTCCTGGCACCGAGATCCATCCCGATGTCGCGCCCCGGCAGGGCGACGTGGTGGTGACCAAGAGGCGGGGGAGCGCGTTCTCCGGCAGCGACCTCGACCTGGTACTCAGGGCTCGCGACATCGACAGCCTCGTTCTCACCGGCATCGCCACCAGCGCCGTCGTGCTGTCCACCCTGTGGCGCGCCATCGACCTGGACTTCGGCCTCACCGTCCTGGCGGATGCCTGCCTCGACACCGACCCCGAGGTGCACCGGATGCTCACCGAAAAGCTGTTCCCGCAGTGGGCGGATGTCGTCGCCGTCGAGGACTGGCTCAAAGCCATCGCACCGTAA
- a CDS encoding MFS transporter has product MLYVVTQTTEPAPAGTAPESERTPRIHLWRSHKMSPHRAWFVAAVTFVTIIGAAAFRSLPGLLIDPLNQDFGWSRGTIGAAVSVNLALYGLTAPFAAALMDRFGIRKVVAVALTVIALGSGLTVWMTAAWQLMLCWGLLVGLGSGSMALAFAATVTNRWFTERRGLVTGILTAASASGQLIFLPLLSWIVEKHGWRPAAVTVALAALAVVPFVWLLLRDHPADVGVKPYGATEFVPKPAPAVGAARRAVTVLSSASRTGTFWLLAGTFAICGASTNGLIQTHFVPAAHDHGMPITAAASLLAVIGVFDVVGTIASGWFTDRFEPRRLLAVYYALRGISLLFLPMLLAPSVHPPMLFFIVFYGLDWVATVPPTVALCREQYGDDSAIVFGWVLASHQVGAALVAFLGGVARDAFGSYDMVWYMSGALCAVAALMALVIRRRSSEGVGKLAMVG; this is encoded by the coding sequence ATGCTCTATGTCGTGACCCAGACAACCGAACCCGCGCCGGCCGGCACGGCTCCCGAGTCCGAGCGAACCCCTCGCATCCACCTGTGGCGGAGCCACAAGATGTCACCGCACCGCGCCTGGTTCGTCGCCGCCGTCACCTTCGTGACGATCATCGGCGCGGCCGCCTTCCGCTCCCTCCCCGGTCTGCTCATCGACCCGTTGAACCAGGACTTCGGCTGGTCGCGCGGCACGATCGGCGCGGCGGTCTCCGTCAACCTGGCGCTGTACGGCCTCACCGCCCCCTTCGCGGCGGCACTGATGGACCGCTTCGGCATCCGCAAGGTCGTGGCCGTGGCCCTGACCGTCATCGCGCTCGGCTCGGGTCTGACGGTGTGGATGACGGCGGCCTGGCAGCTGATGCTGTGCTGGGGTCTGCTGGTCGGCCTGGGCTCCGGCTCGATGGCCCTCGCCTTCGCGGCGACGGTCACCAACCGCTGGTTCACCGAGCGCCGCGGCCTGGTCACCGGCATCCTCACCGCCGCCTCCGCCTCCGGCCAGCTGATCTTCCTGCCGCTGCTGTCGTGGATCGTCGAGAAGCACGGCTGGCGCCCGGCGGCCGTCACGGTGGCCCTCGCCGCCCTCGCGGTCGTCCCCTTCGTCTGGCTGCTGCTGCGCGACCACCCGGCGGACGTGGGCGTGAAGCCGTACGGGGCCACGGAGTTCGTGCCCAAGCCCGCGCCCGCCGTGGGCGCCGCCCGCCGGGCCGTGACCGTGCTGTCCTCGGCCTCCCGCACGGGCACCTTCTGGCTGCTGGCCGGCACCTTCGCGATCTGCGGCGCCTCCACCAACGGCCTGATCCAGACCCACTTCGTGCCCGCCGCCCACGACCACGGCATGCCCATCACTGCGGCGGCCTCGCTGCTCGCGGTCATCGGGGTCTTCGACGTCGTCGGCACGATCGCGTCCGGCTGGTTCACCGACCGCTTCGAACCGCGCCGCCTGCTGGCCGTCTACTACGCCCTGCGCGGCATCTCCCTCCTCTTCCTGCCCATGCTGCTGGCCCCGAGCGTCCACCCGCCGATGCTGTTCTTCATCGTCTTCTACGGCCTCGACTGGGTCGCCACCGTCCCGCCCACCGTCGCCCTGTGCCGCGAGCAGTACGGCGACGACAGCGCGATCGTCTTCGGCTGGGTCCTCGCCTCCCACCAGGTCGGCGCCGCACTCGTGGCCTTCCTCGGCGGCGTCGCCCGCGACGCCTTCGGCTCGTACGACATGGTGTGGTACATGTCCGGCGCGTTGTGCGCGGTGGCGGCACTGATGGCGCTGGTGATCCGGCGGCGGTCGAGCGAGGGCGTGGGGAAGCTCGCGATGGTGGGCTGA
- a CDS encoding GlxA family transcriptional regulator has product MSSEPSAPEFRPHRVVVLALDGLLPFELGIPHRIFGRPRDARGRHLYEVVTCSIRPPGPVQTDADFAIQVERGPEALATADTVIVPASYELGPVFERGVLTDELAAALAHIRPGTRLASICTGVFVLAAAGYLDGRRATTHWAETDQLQRLFPQIDVDPNVLFIDDGDVLTSAGVAAGLDLCLHMVRRDHGTAVANDIARRTVVPPHRDGGQAQYIHRPVPEPQVATTRGARAWALGRLHEPIQLRDMAAQESMSVRTFTRRFREEVGVSPGQWLTQQRVERARHLLESSDLSVDQVAQDAGFGTAQSMRQHLQAALGVTPTSYRRTFRDGGARGAGGGSRPAQNVSTPRATRPASASALAFSKSSTG; this is encoded by the coding sequence ATGAGCAGTGAGCCGAGTGCCCCGGAGTTCCGCCCCCACCGTGTGGTCGTCCTCGCCCTCGACGGCCTGCTCCCCTTCGAGTTGGGCATCCCGCACCGCATCTTCGGCCGCCCCAGGGACGCCCGGGGGCGGCATCTGTACGAGGTGGTCACCTGCTCGATCCGGCCGCCCGGCCCGGTGCAGACCGACGCCGACTTCGCCATCCAGGTCGAGCGGGGCCCGGAGGCCCTGGCCACCGCGGACACCGTGATCGTCCCGGCGTCGTACGAACTCGGCCCGGTCTTCGAGCGGGGCGTCCTCACCGATGAACTGGCCGCCGCCCTCGCCCACATCCGCCCCGGCACCCGGCTCGCCTCCATCTGCACGGGTGTGTTCGTCCTGGCCGCCGCCGGCTATCTCGACGGCCGCCGCGCGACCACGCACTGGGCGGAGACCGACCAGCTTCAGCGGCTCTTCCCGCAGATCGACGTCGACCCGAACGTCCTGTTCATCGACGACGGCGACGTGCTGACCTCGGCCGGTGTCGCGGCCGGCCTCGACCTGTGCCTGCACATGGTGCGCCGCGACCACGGCACGGCCGTCGCCAACGACATCGCCCGCCGCACCGTCGTACCGCCCCACCGCGACGGCGGCCAGGCGCAGTACATCCACCGCCCGGTGCCGGAACCGCAGGTGGCGACCACGCGGGGAGCCCGCGCCTGGGCGCTGGGCCGTCTGCACGAGCCGATCCAGTTGCGTGACATGGCCGCGCAGGAGTCCATGTCGGTGCGGACCTTCACCCGCCGTTTCCGCGAGGAGGTCGGCGTCAGCCCCGGCCAGTGGCTCACCCAGCAGCGCGTGGAGCGGGCCCGGCACCTGCTGGAGTCCAGCGACCTCTCCGTCGACCAGGTCGCCCAGGACGCCGGGTTCGGTACGGCCCAGTCGATGCGGCAGCACCTTCAGGCGGCGCTCGGGGTGACTCCGACCAGCTATCGGCGCACCTTCCGGGACGGTGGCGCGAGGGGTGCCGGAGGCGGCTCCCGCCCCGCTCAGAACGTCAGCACTCCGCGGGCCACGCGTCCCGCCTCCGCGTCCGCCCTCGCCTTCTCGAAGTCCTCGACCGGGTAG
- a CDS encoding Zn-dependent alcohol dehydrogenase — protein MRGVVFDGKRVDVVDDLEVRDPGPGEVLVAISAAGLCHSDLSVVDGTIPFPVPVVLGHEGAGVVEAVGAGVTHVVPGDHVSLSTLANCGACAECDRGRPTMCRQAIGRPGQPFVQGGRPVFQFASNSAFAERTVVKAVQAIRIPKDIPLPSAALIGCGVLTGVGAVLNRARVDRGDSVLVIGTGGIGLNVIQGARIAGALRIVAVDANPAKEAVARQFGATHFLTSTEGVKEILPTGADHAFECVGRVELIRQAIDLLDRHGQAVLLGVPPATAQASFLVSSMYLDKSILGCRYGSSRPQRDIAVYAELYRAGRLLLDELVTETYPVEDFEKARADAEAGRVARGVLTF, from the coding sequence ATGCGCGGTGTGGTGTTCGACGGCAAGCGGGTCGACGTGGTCGACGACCTGGAGGTCCGGGATCCGGGGCCGGGGGAGGTGCTGGTCGCGATCTCGGCGGCCGGGCTGTGCCACAGCGATCTGTCCGTGGTGGACGGGACCATACCGTTCCCCGTTCCCGTGGTGCTGGGGCATGAGGGGGCGGGGGTGGTGGAGGCCGTCGGCGCGGGCGTCACGCATGTCGTACCCGGGGACCATGTCTCGCTGTCCACGCTCGCCAACTGCGGTGCCTGCGCGGAGTGCGACCGGGGGCGGCCCACGATGTGCCGGCAGGCGATCGGGCGTCCCGGGCAGCCGTTCGTCCAGGGCGGGCGGCCCGTCTTCCAGTTCGCCTCCAACTCCGCCTTCGCGGAACGGACCGTGGTGAAGGCCGTGCAGGCGATCCGGATTCCCAAGGACATTCCCCTGCCGTCCGCCGCTTTGATCGGGTGCGGCGTGCTGACGGGGGTGGGCGCCGTGCTCAACCGGGCCCGCGTGGATCGCGGGGACAGCGTGCTGGTCATCGGCACCGGCGGCATCGGGCTCAACGTCATCCAGGGCGCGCGGATCGCGGGTGCGCTGCGGATCGTCGCCGTCGACGCGAACCCGGCGAAGGAGGCCGTGGCCCGGCAGTTCGGGGCGACGCACTTCCTGACCTCGACCGAGGGGGTGAAGGAGATCCTGCCCACGGGCGCCGACCACGCCTTCGAGTGCGTCGGGCGGGTGGAGCTGATCCGGCAGGCGATCGATCTGCTGGACCGGCACGGACAGGCGGTGCTCCTCGGTGTCCCTCCGGCGACCGCGCAGGCGTCCTTCCTCGTCTCCTCGATGTACCTGGACAAGTCCATCCTGGGCTGCCGGTACGGCTCTTCGCGTCCGCAGCGGGACATCGCCGTCTACGCGGAGCTGTACCGGGCGGGCCGGCTGCTGCTGGACGAACTGGTCACCGAGACCTACCCGGTCGAGGACTTCGAGAAGGCGAGGGCGGACGCGGAGGCGGGACGCGTGGCCCGCGGAGTGCTGACGTTCTGA